The sequence ACGATCCCTCTGACTTGCGGTCCGAGAATTAGTATGGTCTACGGTCCTGACAACCTTTTATCAGCATGGCTTTACAACATACCAATAATCACCACATGAGCACAAACCATCTTTGAAATGATGAAACCTAGTAGTATCTCTAACAATGATCTCTCTTCTTTCTATTGCAGAAATAATGTTAATGGCAGTGTGGCAGTCTCCACATACCCTTAGATTCTTGAAAACTCTGATCGGTAAACCAATAGGCACCTTCATAAGCCCAAACACAACATCTAGTTTTTCACTATGCCTTAATAGAAGTTGCTCTTTTAATTCCTCTTCTACATCATGTAATGCATATTCAAGATTTGGTACATAGCCAGCCAACTTCATTTTCGTTTCTAGTTCCTTCAATTTTTCGTGTATCGAGGCTAAATCGGGGTGAATCCTGTCACCTGACCTAAATTTATGTACAACGTTACCTACCTCAAGCCAACTATAACCTGGCATCTTCACCACATTATTTGCCTTCATCGATTTTCGTATCTCGGCAACA comes from Rutidosis leptorrhynchoides isolate AG116_Rl617_1_P2 unplaced genomic scaffold, CSIRO_AGI_Rlap_v1 contig28, whole genome shotgun sequence and encodes:
- the LOC139882532 gene encoding pentatricopeptide repeat-containing protein At4g16835, mitochondrial-like, producing the protein MSRWENVAEIRKSMKANNVVKMPGYSWLEVGNVVHKFRSGDRIHPDLASIHEKLKELETKMKLAGYVPNLEYALHDVEEELKEQLLLRHSEKLDVVFGLMKVPIGLPIRVFKNLRVCGDCHTAINIISAIERREIIVRDTTRFHHFKDGLCSCGDYWYVVKPC